One genomic segment of Bacteroidota bacterium includes these proteins:
- a CDS encoding ATP-binding protein, with protein MATNKPFSFEISLSILNHLGRNLYRSFVTVIGEAISNSWDADAKNVWIYIDKSRNRFIIKDDGDGMIADDFQNKFLRIGYSKRIGGRQKSASGRPFIGRKGIGKLALLSCAKRITILSKIKGKSYVGGVIDNTALDAAITSDFTPKQYQLGIPDRNLFRKYSKGHQKGTIICFEEINGGIRNSLDILKKVVALYFRFSLLDKAFNIYIDGIKITHKHLQELADKTEFVWQINNINDPFIHEGLKGAKRKKKLSVGGKVKGFIASVIKPRDLNIMNTDERVGVDLYVNGRLRERGILKHIPSARLVESYLYGQIHLNELDDKEKDRFTSDREGVVSDDPKYQALLTTIKDEILKVVIDDWDKWRVEFKETGDAESERISKKERTSRDLYNAVSDEYSTPPTATGKKSNALVNSWVDELADDASFNFQSYAECFISENLIRKFIQENKKPLSKEAKLEIDKWKRVETDSKNKGNISIEIRRKQNDSSYLSMNDLAYLVDKKDPVKEACLARDANEYKPMRDAVAHTALLTDVAKLKLTSIYENIKGRVNKLLSKQP; from the coding sequence ATGGCTACTAACAAACCATTTTCTTTTGAGATTTCCCTAAGTATTCTTAATCACTTAGGAAGAAATTTGTATCGGAGTTTCGTAACAGTAATTGGCGAAGCAATTTCAAATTCTTGGGATGCCGATGCTAAAAATGTTTGGATCTACATTGACAAATCGAGAAACAGATTTATAATTAAAGACGATGGAGATGGTATGATAGCAGATGATTTTCAAAATAAATTTTTAAGAATCGGCTACTCAAAGCGAATAGGTGGAAGACAAAAATCAGCAAGTGGCAGACCTTTCATTGGAAGAAAGGGAATAGGAAAACTTGCTTTGCTTTCTTGTGCAAAGCGAATTACAATTCTATCGAAAATAAAAGGCAAAAGCTATGTTGGTGGAGTTATTGATAATACCGCGTTGGACGCTGCAATTACAAGCGATTTCACTCCCAAACAATACCAATTAGGGATTCCAGATAGAAATTTATTTAGAAAATATTCCAAAGGACATCAGAAGGGAACGATTATTTGTTTCGAGGAAATCAATGGCGGAATAAGAAATAGTTTGGACATTCTTAAAAAAGTTGTTGCGCTCTATTTTAGGTTTTCTCTATTAGACAAAGCGTTCAATATTTACATTGATGGAATAAAAATTACTCACAAACATCTACAAGAATTAGCAGACAAAACAGAATTTGTTTGGCAGATCAATAACATCAATGACCCGTTTATACATGAGGGTTTGAAAGGTGCAAAACGAAAAAAGAAATTAAGTGTCGGGGGCAAAGTGAAAGGATTTATTGCATCTGTTATTAAACCTCGTGATTTAAACATCATGAATACAGACGAGAGAGTTGGTGTTGACCTGTATGTAAATGGAAGATTACGGGAACGAGGAATTCTAAAACATATTCCTTCGGCTCGACTTGTTGAGAGTTATTTGTATGGGCAGATTCATCTCAACGAATTAGACGATAAAGAAAAAGACAGATTCACAAGTGACCGTGAAGGAGTTGTTTCGGACGACCCAAAATATCAAGCGCTACTAACAACAATAAAAGATGAAATTCTAAAAGTTGTCATTGATGATTGGGATAAGTGGAGAGTAGAGTTCAAAGAAACAGGTGATGCGGAGAGTGAGAGAATATCGAAAAAGGAAAGGACATCAAGAGATTTGTATAATGCAGTATCAGATGAATATTCAACACCACCAACCGCTACAGGAAAAAAATCAAATGCTTTAGTTAATAGTTGGGTAGATGAATTAGCTGATGATGCTTCTTTTAATTTTCAATCTTATGCCGAGTGTTTTATTTCCGAAAACTTAATTCGCAAATTCATTCAAGAAAATAAAAAACCTTTGTCAAAGGAAGCAAAACTTGAAATTGATAAATGGAAAAGAGTTGAGACCGACAGCAAGAACAAAGGGAATATCAGTATTGAGATTAGACGAAAACAAAATGACTCAAGCTATTTATCAATGAATGACCTTGCCTACTTGGTTGACAAGAAAGACCCAGTGAAAGAAGCATGTTTAGCAAGAGATGCAAACGAGTACAAACCGATGAGAGATGCTGTTGCTCATACAGCACTTTTGACTGATGTAGCTAAACTCAAATTGACATCTATTTACGAAAATATAAAAGGCAGAGTGAACAAACTCTTATCTAAGCAGCCATAA
- a CDS encoding type II toxin-antitoxin system RelE/ParE family toxin, with protein sequence MTVKIENEYLENLYQGIKVKGKPRFNKHVITGFIKTVDRLKFGDNLADIKAQRSLNFEALKGDLKGKFSVRVDIKYRIILRMEKTG encoded by the coding sequence ATGACAGTAAAAATAGAAAACGAGTATCTCGAAAATCTTTACCAGGGAATAAAGGTAAAAGGCAAACCGAGGTTTAACAAGCATGTGATAACCGGGTTTATAAAGACAGTAGATAGATTAAAATTCGGCGATAACCTGGCTGATATTAAAGCCCAAAGGAGTTTAAATTTTGAAGCCCTGAAAGGTGATTTAAAAGGAAAATTTTCTGTACGGGTGGATATAAAATATAGAATTATCCTCCGGATGGAAAAGACAGGTTAA
- a CDS encoding ABC transporter permease — protein MRTIRFLLEKEFRQIFRNKSILPMIFVMPIIQLLILPLAANYEIKNISIAVVDHDHSSYSQKLISKITASGYFKLAGYNASYNQALKQVEQDKADLILEIPSGFEKNLVREDQQKVFIASNAINGIKANLGTAYLGNIIRNFNSEIRMDWIQPTRFNPMPVVEIASSNWYNPFMNYYFFMVPGILVILVTMIAGYMSALNIVKEKEIGTIEQINVTPIKKYHFILGKLIPFWVLGMVVFTIGMLVSWLIYGIIPLGNIALLYGFLAVYLLAVLGFGLLVSTYSETQQQAMSIAFFFVMIFNLMGGLYTPVDSMPEWARFISKAIPVTYFVDVMRMIVLKGSEFHNITTHLVAILIIAVVLNTWAIINYRKTSS, from the coding sequence ATGAGAACAATTAGATTTTTATTGGAGAAGGAGTTTCGCCAAATATTCCGCAACAAGTCTATTCTGCCGATGATTTTCGTTATGCCGATTATTCAACTTTTGATCCTTCCTTTAGCGGCTAACTATGAAATCAAAAACATATCTATAGCAGTGGTGGATCACGACCATTCGAGCTATTCACAGAAACTTATTTCCAAAATCACCGCATCAGGTTATTTCAAGTTGGCGGGTTATAATGCCAGTTACAATCAAGCGTTAAAACAGGTAGAACAGGATAAGGCCGATTTAATTTTAGAAATCCCATCGGGATTTGAGAAGAATCTGGTGAGAGAAGATCAGCAAAAAGTTTTCATTGCCTCCAATGCTATTAATGGGATAAAGGCAAATTTGGGCACCGCTTATTTGGGCAATATCATTCGCAACTTTAATAGTGAAATCCGAATGGATTGGATACAACCCACTCGTTTCAACCCGATGCCCGTAGTTGAAATCGCTTCGTCCAATTGGTATAATCCATTTATGAACTACTATTTTTTTATGGTTCCGGGCATCCTTGTAATTCTCGTTACCATGATAGCCGGCTATATGTCGGCACTGAATATTGTCAAGGAAAAAGAAATCGGTACGATTGAACAGATTAACGTAACCCCCATAAAGAAGTATCATTTTATTCTGGGAAAACTGATTCCATTTTGGGTGTTGGGAATGGTTGTTTTCACCATAGGGATGTTGGTGTCGTGGTTGATATACGGCATTATTCCTTTGGGCAATATAGCCTTGTTATACGGATTTCTGGCGGTGTATCTTTTGGCGGTTCTGGGCTTCGGATTATTGGTATCTACCTACTCTGAAACGCAGCAGCAGGCAATGTCCATCGCATTTTTCTTTGTCATGATTTTTAATCTGATGGGGGGCCTATATACTCCCGTGGATAGCATGCCTGAATGGGCACGATTTATTTCAAAGGCTATACCGGTCACCTACTTTGTTGATGTGATGAGAATGATCGTTTTGAAGGGGAGCGAATTCCACAATATCACCACTCATCTGGTGGCTATTCTGATAATTGCTGTTGTATTGAATACCTGGGCAATTATCAATTACAGGAAGACGTCTTCCTGA
- a CDS encoding HlyD family efflux transporter periplasmic adaptor subunit, with protein MRNILFIAVALFSLIACNRNKSEFDASGTFEGEETIISSEASGTIKAFHLEEGQNLKAGEVIGYIDSTQLYLKKRQVQAQISAGLSRKPNVGKQIAALQEQKKTAEREQKRMSNLLKADAATQKQMDDVNSQLDVIQKQIDALESSLDITSESINKESVPMQVQIDQLNDQLKKCLLVNPTEGTVLTKYAEVNEVATPGKALYKIANMSSLLLRAYVTADQLSHLKLNQTVAVYTDDGKDKYKQYKGKINWISDKAEFTPKTIQTKEERVNLVYAIKVLVKNDGLLKLGMYADVKF; from the coding sequence ATGAGAAACATTTTATTCATCGCCGTAGCGCTATTCTCGTTGATTGCTTGCAACAGAAATAAAAGTGAGTTCGATGCTTCCGGGACTTTTGAGGGGGAGGAAACAATCATCTCATCCGAAGCATCAGGAACGATTAAGGCCTTTCACTTGGAAGAAGGTCAAAACCTGAAAGCAGGCGAAGTGATAGGCTACATTGACAGCACACAGCTTTATCTGAAGAAGCGACAGGTACAAGCACAAATAAGCGCGGGCCTCAGTCGGAAACCGAACGTTGGCAAGCAAATAGCAGCGCTTCAAGAACAGAAAAAAACGGCGGAACGCGAACAAAAGCGGATGAGTAATTTGCTAAAAGCAGATGCGGCCACACAAAAACAAATGGACGATGTGAACAGCCAGTTGGATGTTATTCAAAAGCAGATAGACGCTCTGGAATCGAGCTTAGATATCACTAGCGAATCTATCAATAAAGAATCTGTTCCGATGCAAGTACAGATAGACCAGCTCAATGATCAACTCAAAAAATGCCTTCTTGTCAATCCAACGGAAGGGACCGTATTGACAAAATATGCGGAGGTGAACGAAGTAGCCACACCAGGCAAAGCCCTTTACAAAATTGCTAACATGAGCAGCTTACTACTTCGCGCCTACGTAACCGCTGATCAGTTGTCGCATCTTAAATTAAATCAGACCGTGGCTGTTTATACGGATGATGGGAAGGACAAATACAAACAATACAAAGGGAAAATAAACTGGATAAGCGATAAGGCAGAATTTACGCCTAAGACCATTCAAACAAAAGAGGAACGAGTGAATCTGGTTTATGCTATCAAGGTTCTAGTGAAAAACGATGGCTTGTTGAAACTAGGCATGTACGCCGATGTAAAGTTTTAA
- a CDS encoding TolC family protein, protein MKQIIATVAAIFGLLFLSAQPTETLTLDGCYILAQENYPLFKQRDLIGKSKAYNIDNAKMGYLPQVNISAQATYQSDVTKIALPPSVPITIEPPNKDQYKLYGEVNQSLTDAFLIEPQRKLALNRAEVEQQKLEVDLYQLKERVNQLYFGILLIDGQEEQVEILKRDLQSGIDKISAAIKNGVAYKSNLSELRAELLKADQRTIELKATRKAYVDMLGQFINRELTENTKLESPTPVLPSLGLNRPELSFFDLQKKTLDTQDKLVVAKTLPRAGVFFQGGYANPALNFLKNEFAGYYITGIRFGWSLGGFYTLRKDKKLLDVNRSLIDIQRETFLFNTNFALKQQNAELDKLNDLIKSDDEIIGLREEVKNAAKAQLENGVITSSDFLTKLNAEDQARQNRLIHHIQLLMAQYNYKTTSGN, encoded by the coding sequence ATGAAGCAAATTATCGCCACCGTCGCAGCTATCTTTGGCCTATTGTTTCTATCCGCACAACCGACAGAGACTTTAACGCTAGACGGATGTTATATACTGGCTCAAGAAAATTACCCTCTATTTAAACAAAGAGATTTGATTGGTAAGAGCAAGGCCTATAATATTGACAACGCAAAAATGGGCTACCTGCCGCAAGTCAATATCTCCGCCCAAGCCACCTACCAAAGTGATGTCACAAAAATAGCATTGCCTCCTTCGGTCCCCATCACTATCGAGCCTCCCAACAAGGACCAATACAAACTGTATGGTGAGGTGAATCAATCGTTGACCGATGCCTTTTTGATAGAGCCGCAGCGAAAGTTGGCACTTAATCGAGCAGAGGTGGAGCAGCAGAAACTGGAAGTGGATTTATATCAGTTGAAAGAACGAGTCAATCAGTTGTACTTCGGTATTCTATTGATAGATGGACAAGAAGAGCAGGTGGAGATATTAAAAAGGGATTTACAGTCTGGAATAGATAAGATTAGTGCCGCCATTAAAAACGGAGTGGCTTATAAAAGCAACCTAAGTGAATTACGTGCTGAATTACTAAAAGCAGATCAGCGTACGATTGAATTGAAAGCTACACGCAAAGCCTACGTAGATATGCTTGGCCAGTTTATCAACCGCGAGCTGACTGAAAATACAAAACTGGAATCTCCCACACCTGTATTGCCCTCTTTGGGGCTCAACCGACCCGAACTTTCATTTTTTGATTTACAGAAAAAGACATTAGATACTCAGGATAAACTGGTGGTGGCTAAGACTTTGCCTCGGGCTGGAGTGTTTTTTCAAGGAGGATATGCTAATCCTGCCTTAAACTTTCTGAAGAATGAATTCGCAGGATATTACATCACCGGAATCCGTTTTGGCTGGTCGCTAGGAGGTTTCTATACGCTGCGAAAAGATAAAAAACTGTTGGATGTAAATCGCAGTCTGATAGATATACAGCGAGAGACCTTTTTGTTCAACACTAATTTTGCTTTGAAACAACAAAATGCGGAATTGGATAAGTTGAATGATCTGATCAAATCTGATGACGAGATTATTGGTCTGCGCGAGGAAGTAAAAAATGCGGCAAAGGCACAATTAGAAAACGGAGTTATCACGAGCAGCGACTTCCTCACCAAATTAAATGCAGAAGACCAAGCGAGACAAAACCGGTTGATTCATCATATTCAGTTGCTGATGGCCCAGTACAATTATAAAACCACCTCAGGAAATTAA
- a CDS encoding type II toxin-antitoxin system RelE/ParE family toxin, with the protein MANNYRIIYRILDSELMVDVIAIGHRKDIYK; encoded by the coding sequence ATCGCAAATAATTACCGCATCATCTATCGGATTTTGGACAGTGAATTGATGGTAGATGTGATTGCTATTGGCCACCGAAAGGATATTTATAAATGA
- a CDS encoding HigA family addiction module antidote protein: MAEYKVIGTRGNEIHSKVILHPGEILNDELEARNLKKMDVAKSLGITPGNLSELVRGKRHVSAMTAIKLEKILGISAEYWLRVQMYYDLAVERKKMRLAA, translated from the coding sequence ATGGCAGAGTACAAAGTTATAGGAACCCGAGGGAATGAAATTCATTCTAAAGTTATTCTACACCCCGGTGAAATTCTCAACGATGAGTTGGAAGCAAGAAATCTGAAAAAGATGGATGTTGCCAAATCGCTCGGAATTACTCCGGGCAATTTAAGTGAGTTGGTTCGTGGTAAGCGGCATGTCAGCGCTATGACAGCCATTAAACTAGAAAAGATACTTGGTATCAGCGCTGAATATTGGTTGCGCGTTCAAATGTATTACGACCTCGCTGTGGAAAGAAAGAAGATGAGATTGGCGGCTTAG
- a CDS encoding TetR/AcrR family transcriptional regulator, with product MVKKKPIKKLADASTEERIKEAARKLFTQKGYEATRTREIAEEAGMNLALLNYYFRSKEKLFDIIMQENLQHFMKGVYIISHDETTTWQEKIEKLVAYYIDMLVVQPDIPLFVINEIRNNPEKFANMIHSKAHLMDSPFMKQLLAGIKKGEIIKVNPMHLMANIMGLTVFPFLSAPLLKLVGKMNQKQFTELMQERKKLVPIWLYKMMKAN from the coding sequence ATAGTTAAAAAGAAGCCGATAAAAAAGTTGGCTGATGCTTCGACAGAGGAGCGCATTAAGGAAGCTGCGCGAAAATTATTCACCCAAAAGGGCTATGAAGCCACCCGTACACGCGAGATCGCTGAAGAGGCAGGGATGAATTTGGCCTTGCTCAACTATTATTTCCGCAGCAAGGAAAAACTCTTTGATATCATCATGCAGGAAAACCTCCAGCACTTCATGAAGGGCGTTTACATCATTAGCCATGATGAGACCACCACCTGGCAGGAAAAAATAGAAAAGTTAGTGGCCTACTATATTGATATGCTGGTAGTCCAACCAGACATTCCCTTGTTTGTTATTAATGAAATCAGAAACAACCCGGAGAAGTTTGCCAACATGATTCATTCAAAAGCGCATCTCATGGATTCGCCTTTTATGAAACAATTATTGGCGGGAATAAAGAAGGGGGAAATTATCAAAGTGAACCCCATGCACCTAATGGCCAATATTATGGGACTGACGGTATTCCCATTTCTCTCTGCTCCGCTGTTAAAGCTCGTGGGCAAGATGAACCAAAAGCAATTCACCGAATTGATGCAGGAGCGGAAAAAATTAGTGCCCATCTGGCTGTATAAAATGATGAAAGCAAATTAG
- a CDS encoding ABC transporter ATP-binding protein produces the protein MKEPVIKTEKLTKRFGDFVAVNEISFETYPGEIFGFLGANGAGKTTAMRMLCGLSIPSSGKATVAGFDVFTKRDEIKRNIGYMSQKFSLYEDLTIMENIKFFAGIYGLSDKDIKRKREQLVEDLGLQKEANQLVASLPLGWKQKLAFSVAIIHEPKIVFLDEPTSGVDPVTRRQFWNLIYQAAAKGVTIFVTTHYMDESEYCNRISIMVDGNIEALDTPANLKKKFEAQSMDDVFFQLARGAKRTAD, from the coding sequence ATGAAAGAACCGGTTATTAAAACTGAGAAACTGACTAAACGTTTTGGTGATTTTGTTGCCGTAAACGAAATCAGCTTTGAGACGTATCCCGGTGAGATATTTGGTTTCCTTGGAGCCAATGGTGCTGGCAAAACAACCGCTATGCGCATGCTTTGCGGCCTTTCGATACCCAGTTCGGGCAAGGCAACAGTGGCGGGCTTTGATGTATTTACCAAGCGCGATGAAATCAAAAGAAACATTGGATACATGAGCCAGAAGTTTTCGTTGTATGAAGACCTCACCATCATGGAAAACATCAAATTCTTTGCAGGTATTTACGGGCTTTCAGACAAAGACATAAAACGCAAACGGGAACAATTAGTAGAGGATCTCGGATTACAAAAGGAAGCTAATCAGTTGGTGGCTTCTCTTCCTTTGGGCTGGAAACAGAAACTAGCTTTCTCCGTTGCCATCATTCACGAGCCCAAAATCGTGTTTCTTGATGAACCGACTAGCGGAGTAGATCCGGTTACCCGTCGTCAATTCTGGAATCTAATTTATCAGGCTGCCGCCAAAGGGGTGACCATTTTCGTCACGACTCATTACATGGATGAATCGGAATATTGCAACCGTATTTCGATTATGGTGGATGGCAACATAGAGGCGCTGGATACGCCTGCCAACCTGAAAAAAAAGTTTGAAGCACAGTCTATGGATGATGTGTTTTTTCAATTAGCACGGGGTGCAAAAAGAACAGCCGACTGA
- the dcm gene encoding DNA (cytosine-5-)-methyltransferase, which yields MKSNIKNTPQTFAVVDLFCGVGGLTQGFVKAKFDVRAGIDFDASCKYAYEKNNSTSFIHSDLTKTSPTEIAKLYPDNSIKILAGCAPCQAFSTYQQGNKTNDKWKLLYSFGKIIEAIQPDIVSMENVPNLMKYNEGKVFEDFIGVLTANNYFISYQIVDAKDYGVPQRRKRLILLASKFGEIKLIRKTHGGKKVKTVKKAIGHLPEIESGESYHKDHLHRARELSDLNLRRIRATSEGGGWKEWDDELVLDCHKKKSGKSYGSVYGRMNWNEVSPTLTTQCTGYGNGRFGHPEQDRAISLREAAILQSFPKKYDFVSSKEDFNSSIIEKHIGNAVPPRLGYIIAKTIKQHINQHHGY from the coding sequence ATGAAGAGTAATATAAAAAATACACCACAAACTTTTGCGGTCGTAGATTTATTCTGCGGTGTTGGCGGCTTAACACAAGGCTTTGTAAAAGCAAAATTCGATGTTCGAGCAGGAATTGATTTTGATGCTTCATGCAAATACGCATACGAGAAAAACAACTCAACTTCTTTCATTCATTCTGACTTGACGAAAACTTCACCGACAGAAATTGCAAAACTCTATCCTGACAACTCAATAAAAATTCTTGCAGGGTGTGCCCCATGTCAAGCTTTTTCAACATACCAGCAAGGCAATAAAACAAATGACAAGTGGAAACTACTTTACTCATTCGGAAAAATAATTGAGGCAATACAACCCGACATTGTTTCAATGGAAAATGTTCCAAACCTGATGAAGTATAACGAGGGAAAAGTTTTTGAGGATTTTATTGGTGTTCTTACAGCGAACAATTACTTCATCTCTTATCAAATTGTTGACGCAAAAGATTATGGAGTGCCACAAAGAAGAAAGCGTTTGATATTGCTTGCTTCAAAATTTGGAGAAATAAAACTAATTAGGAAAACTCATGGAGGCAAAAAAGTAAAGACAGTTAAGAAAGCAATTGGACACTTACCGGAAATTGAATCTGGCGAATCGTATCACAAAGATCATCTGCATCGAGCAAGGGAACTTTCAGATTTGAACCTGCGAAGAATAAGGGCAACAAGTGAAGGTGGCGGTTGGAAAGAGTGGGATGATGAATTGGTTTTGGATTGCCACAAAAAAAAATCGGGTAAATCTTATGGCAGTGTTTACGGAAGAATGAATTGGAATGAAGTTTCACCGACACTGACAACGCAATGCACAGGATACGGGAACGGAAGATTTGGACACCCCGAACAAGACAGAGCAATTTCTTTACGTGAGGCAGCAATTCTTCAGTCGTTTCCGAAGAAGTATGATTTCGTTAGCTCAAAGGAAGATTTCAATTCTTCAATAATTGAAAAACATATCGGCAATGCAGTTCCACCGAGATTGGGATATATAATTGCAAAAACCATTAAACAACATATCAACCAACATCATGGCTACTAA
- a CDS encoding ABC transporter permease codes for MKQFFTFVRKEFLHVFRDPKTLLMLFGIPVAQILLFGFALTNEIKNSKIVIVDYAKDVASQQLIEKIRGSAYFELQETLMSHEQIEESFRSGHIKLALVIPANFSDDLAHLNHAQIQVLADASDPNTATALTNYISSIVNDYQSAMIATRQLPLRIIPEIRMLYNPQLKGATNFVPGVMSLVMMLVCVMMTAVSIVREKELGTMEILLVSPFQPILVVISKAIPYLFLSLVNLTTILLLSVFLLELPINGSLFLLYAESTLFILTCLSIGLLISNLTNSQQAAMMFSLMGMLLPTLLFTGFMFPIENMPVPLQVFSNIVPSRWYYIIVKSVMIKGLGLEQIWKETLILFGMLLFFIVLSIKSFKVRLT; via the coding sequence ATGAAACAGTTTTTCACTTTTGTAAGAAAAGAATTCCTACATGTTTTTCGCGACCCGAAGACATTGCTCATGCTTTTTGGAATTCCGGTGGCTCAGATTCTGCTTTTTGGTTTCGCACTGACCAATGAAATTAAGAATTCAAAAATTGTAATTGTTGATTATGCAAAGGATGTGGCGTCACAACAATTAATTGAAAAAATTCGGGGTAGTGCCTATTTTGAATTGCAGGAAACGCTGATGAGCCATGAACAAATCGAAGAGTCCTTTCGAAGTGGCCATATAAAACTAGCCCTAGTAATCCCCGCTAATTTCAGTGATGATCTGGCTCATCTGAACCATGCACAGATTCAGGTTTTGGCAGATGCTAGCGACCCAAATACCGCGACTGCACTTACTAACTATATTTCTTCTATCGTAAACGACTATCAATCTGCAATGATTGCAACAAGGCAATTGCCACTACGCATCATTCCCGAAATAAGGATGCTATATAACCCACAATTGAAAGGAGCCACCAATTTTGTTCCAGGAGTGATGTCGCTGGTGATGATGTTGGTGTGCGTGATGATGACCGCTGTTTCTATAGTCCGCGAAAAGGAACTGGGCACCATGGAGATTCTTTTGGTTTCTCCCTTTCAGCCTATTCTGGTGGTGATTTCTAAAGCGATACCCTATCTGTTTTTGTCGCTGGTGAATCTGACAACTATTCTACTGTTAAGTGTGTTTCTTCTGGAGCTGCCGATCAACGGAAGCCTTTTCTTGCTCTATGCAGAAAGCACTTTATTTATTCTCACCTGTCTCTCCATCGGGCTACTCATTTCTAACTTAACAAACTCTCAGCAAGCGGCCATGATGTTTTCGTTAATGGGTATGCTACTGCCCACCCTCCTGTTCACCGGGTTTATGTTTCCAATTGAGAACATGCCGGTTCCATTACAGGTCTTTTCCAACATCGTTCCATCGCGTTGGTATTATATCATTGTGAAATCAGTGATGATCAAAGGACTTGGTCTGGAACAGATATGGAAGGAGACCCTTATTCTTTTCGGCATGTTGCTTTTTTTCATCGTACTGAGCATTAAGAGCTTTAAAGTCAGATTGACATGA
- a CDS encoding ABC transporter ATP-binding protein: MASVVLDHITKTYNSGKITAVDDFSLSVGKGELFGLIGPDGAGKTSIFRILTTLLLPDKGTASVEGFDVVKDFKAIRGCVGYMPGRFSLYQDLTVEENLNFFATVFGTTIQENYELIKEIYVQIEPFKHRRAGKLSGGMKQKLALSCALIHKPKVLFLDEPTTGVDAVSRKEFWEMLGRLKQQGITIMVSTPYMDEASLCDRIALMQDGKILSLDTPSNVTKAYPTTLYAMKDHHLYPLQNSILAYEQTRSCYSFGEYLHVTLKKDSEVGMAQLMSYLKEKGYGAVETKKIEPEIEDCFIRLITEQA; encoded by the coding sequence GTGGCCTCTGTCGTATTAGACCATATTACTAAGACCTACAACTCCGGAAAAATAACGGCGGTTGATGATTTTTCTCTTTCGGTGGGAAAAGGAGAACTGTTTGGTTTGATTGGTCCCGACGGAGCGGGAAAGACCAGTATCTTCCGAATACTCACCACACTTCTCTTGCCGGACAAAGGTACCGCTTCGGTAGAAGGTTTTGATGTAGTAAAGGATTTTAAAGCCATTCGTGGCTGCGTTGGTTACATGCCCGGTAGGTTTTCTCTTTATCAAGATTTGACAGTCGAAGAAAATCTAAATTTTTTTGCAACGGTATTTGGTACTACGATTCAAGAGAACTATGAACTTATCAAAGAAATTTATGTGCAGATTGAGCCTTTCAAGCATCGCCGTGCAGGAAAACTATCCGGTGGGATGAAACAGAAACTTGCTTTGAGCTGTGCGCTAATTCATAAACCTAAAGTGCTTTTTTTGGATGAGCCCACCACCGGTGTTGACGCGGTATCGAGAAAGGAATTTTGGGAAATGCTCGGGCGCCTAAAACAACAGGGTATTACGATTATGGTTTCAACCCCCTATATGGACGAGGCCTCTTTATGCGATAGAATTGCGCTGATGCAGGATGGCAAAATCCTCTCGTTAGATACTCCGAGCAATGTGACCAAGGCATATCCGACAACTCTTTATGCAATGAAAGACCATCATTTGTATCCCCTTCAAAACAGCATTCTTGCTTATGAGCAAACCAGGAGTTGCTATTCCTTTGGTGAGTATTTGCATGTCACACTCAAGAAAGATTCTGAAGTTGGCATGGCTCAACTCATGTCCTATCTGAAAGAGAAAGGGTACGGAGCTGTAGAAACGAAGAAGATTGAACCGGAGATTGAAGATTGTTTTATCCGATTGATAACTGAGCAGGCATGA